The Vigna unguiculata cultivar IT97K-499-35 chromosome 6, ASM411807v1, whole genome shotgun sequence genome contains a region encoding:
- the LOC114187850 gene encoding F-box protein At2g32560-like isoform X2 — translation MLLYFITCISFFLFLKSLLLRRLPSWATEMRLLPLLFSQALSVRAISKLFRNRFWLGFVCQIPAGMSLVRKSLTSRVENVEESHGMSVLDLPELALDCILERLPPSSLCQMVAVCRSLRERCVSDHLWERHMKQKWGSVVGPAAYREWKWHVASKRNVGGLKHGRQRGLMRFLSLRWPLQWMRPKVDENNSLKQRTSLPVDSIMNWYLAIESGNFCFPAQVYNRENGHVGFMLSCYDATISYDPRTDTFQARYPPHGRRADARECGIPWERLRAPPIDASPHDLHVSECLNDLYPGDHIEIQWRRNKEFPYGWWYGVVGHLESCNGSENYCRCHKSVSVSYWSSDCCWITLGKKENDKNPDLTFI, via the exons ATGCTACTTTACTTCATCACTTGCATCTCCTTCTTCTTGTTTTTAAAGTCCCTCCTTCTCAGACGTCTCCCATCATGGGCAACTGAGATGCGGTTGCTACCCCTTTTGTTTTCTCAAGCGTTGTCTGTGAGAGCAATCTCCAAACTGTTCAGAAACCGCTTCTGGCTTGGATTTGTTTGTCAAATACCTGCAGGAATGTCTCTGGTGAGGAAGAGCCTGACTTCAAGAGTGGAGAATGTTGAGGAAAGCCATGGCATGTCAGTTTTGGACTTGCCTGAGTTGGCCTTGGATTGCATTCTTGAAAGGCTACCTCCTTCTTCACTGTGCCAAATGGTTGCCGTTTGCCGCTCCTTGAGGGAGAGATGTGTGAGTGATCACCTTTGGGAGAGGCACATGAAGCAGAAGTGGGGTAGTGTTGTTGGTCCTGCTGCTTACAGGGAGTGGAAGTGGCATGTTGCTTCCAAAAGAAATGTTGGGGGTCTTAAACATGGCAGGCAAAGGGGCTTGATGAGATTTCTGTCTCTTCGTTGGCCTTTGCAATGGATGAGACCAAAGGTTGATGAAAATAATAGCCTCAAGCAGAGGACCTCTTTGCCTGTTGACTCAATCATGAACTGGTATCTGGCTATCGAGTCTGGCAACTTTTGTTTCCCTGCTCAGGTCTATAACCGTGAG AATGGTCATGTTGGATTCATGTTATCTTGCTATGACGCTACAATTAGCTATGATCCACGAACTGATACTTTCCAAGCCAG GTATCCTCCGCATGGAAGAAGAGCAGATGCTAGAGAGTGTGGCATCCCATGGGAAAGGCTAAGAGCCCCTCCTATTGATGCTTCTCCACATGATCTTCATGTCTCCGAATGTTTAAATGATTTGTATCCGGGTGATCATATAGAGATTCAGTGGAGGAGAAACAAAGAATTTCCTTATG GTTGGTGGTATGGTGTTGTAGGCCACCTGGAGTCATGCAATGGGAGTGAAAATTATTGCCGATGTCACAAAAGTG
- the LOC114187850 gene encoding F-box protein At2g26850-like isoform X1, whose amino-acid sequence MLLYFITCISFFLFLKSLLLRRLPSWATEMRLLPLLFSQALSVRAISKLFRNRFWLGFVCQIPAGMSLVRKSLTSRVENVEESHGMSVLDLPELALDCILERLPPSSLCQMVAVCRSLRERCVSDHLWERHMKQKWGSVVGPAAYREWKWHVASKRNVGGLKHGRQRGLMRFLSLRWPLQWMRPKVDENNSLKQRTSLPVDSIMNWYLAIESGNFCFPAQVYNRENGHVGFMLSCYDATISYDPRTDTFQARYPPHGRRADARECGIPWERLRAPPIDASPHDLHVSECLNDLYPGDHIEIQWRRNKEFPYGWWYGVVGHLESCNGSENYCRCHKSDTVVLEFNHYTPGSRWRQTTVSRKDHREEGNEADGFYGGIRKIKSEAEIAIWKRLWPSEVLD is encoded by the exons ATGCTACTTTACTTCATCACTTGCATCTCCTTCTTCTTGTTTTTAAAGTCCCTCCTTCTCAGACGTCTCCCATCATGGGCAACTGAGATGCGGTTGCTACCCCTTTTGTTTTCTCAAGCGTTGTCTGTGAGAGCAATCTCCAAACTGTTCAGAAACCGCTTCTGGCTTGGATTTGTTTGTCAAATACCTGCAGGAATGTCTCTGGTGAGGAAGAGCCTGACTTCAAGAGTGGAGAATGTTGAGGAAAGCCATGGCATGTCAGTTTTGGACTTGCCTGAGTTGGCCTTGGATTGCATTCTTGAAAGGCTACCTCCTTCTTCACTGTGCCAAATGGTTGCCGTTTGCCGCTCCTTGAGGGAGAGATGTGTGAGTGATCACCTTTGGGAGAGGCACATGAAGCAGAAGTGGGGTAGTGTTGTTGGTCCTGCTGCTTACAGGGAGTGGAAGTGGCATGTTGCTTCCAAAAGAAATGTTGGGGGTCTTAAACATGGCAGGCAAAGGGGCTTGATGAGATTTCTGTCTCTTCGTTGGCCTTTGCAATGGATGAGACCAAAGGTTGATGAAAATAATAGCCTCAAGCAGAGGACCTCTTTGCCTGTTGACTCAATCATGAACTGGTATCTGGCTATCGAGTCTGGCAACTTTTGTTTCCCTGCTCAGGTCTATAACCGTGAG AATGGTCATGTTGGATTCATGTTATCTTGCTATGACGCTACAATTAGCTATGATCCACGAACTGATACTTTCCAAGCCAG GTATCCTCCGCATGGAAGAAGAGCAGATGCTAGAGAGTGTGGCATCCCATGGGAAAGGCTAAGAGCCCCTCCTATTGATGCTTCTCCACATGATCTTCATGTCTCCGAATGTTTAAATGATTTGTATCCGGGTGATCATATAGAGATTCAGTGGAGGAGAAACAAAGAATTTCCTTATG GTTGGTGGTATGGTGTTGTAGGCCACCTGGAGTCATGCAATGGGAGTGAAAATTATTGCCGATGTCACAAAAGTG ACACTGTGGTGCTAGAGTTTAATCATTACACTCCTGGCTCACGATGGAGGCAGACCACTGTGAGTAGGAAAGACCATAGGGAGGAGGGAAATGAGGCTGATGGATTTTATGGTGGAATAAGAAAGATTAAGAGTGAGGCTGAGATTGCCATTTGGAAACGCCTTTGGCCATCTGAAGTCTTGGATTAG